One genomic region from Cardiocondyla obscurior isolate alpha-2009 linkage group LG01, Cobs3.1, whole genome shotgun sequence encodes:
- the LOC139107329 gene encoding SIN3-HDAC complex-associated factor isoform X2 has translation MFSFHKPKVYRSSTGCCICKAKSSSSRFTDSKKYEDDFMLCFQLDERRSGEICNACVLLVKRFKKLPPGNDRNWRHVVDARAGPGIKSLTKFKAKNKRKLKDKSDKLAKKKHVYVKTEADREQSPPISDDLIEDYRLADSKALSRSGSISDDDDDIGVNEKQLDVQDQDEDDATFLDLSYYKREVICCGSIFRGANGEIIMYSSSLKPCVNLARRQLTSLTVASSIHSASTSPVHGAESPSSNSETSSKQTKTDSDSSSDSGYDESSNQGESKIAKNVQVQADVKMIEKTIMMIHDVN, from the exons ATGTTCAGTTTTCACAAACCAAAGGTGTATCGATCTAGTACAGGCTGTTGCATTTGCAAAGCCAAATCTAGCag TTCGAGATTCAcagatagtaaaaaatatgaGGATGACTTTATGCTATGTTTTCAACTTGATGAGAGACGTAGTGGAGAGATATGTAACGCATGTGTGCTTCTAGTAAAGAGATTTAAGAAGCTGCCTCCCGGAAATGATCGTAATTGGAGACAT GTTGTTGATGCCCGCGCTGGTCCTGGCATTAAGTCGCTAACAAAATTCAaggcaaaaaataaaaggaaactTAAAGATAAATCTGATAAACTTGCCAAGAAGAAACATGTTTATGTAAAAACAGAAGCAGATCGGGAACAAAGTCCTCCAATAAGCGATGATTTGATTG aAGATTATAGATTGGCAGACAGTAAAGCTTTGAGCAGATCAGGCAGCATTTCGGATGATGACGATGATATTGGTGTTAATGAAAAACAATTAGATGTTCAAGATCAGGATGAGGACGATGCTACCTTTTTAGATTTATCTTATTACAAAAG AGAAGTCATTTGCTGCGGTAGCATTTTTAGAGGCGCCAATGGTGAAATCATAATGTACTCATCCAGCTTGAAACCTTGCGTAAATCTTGCCAGGCGGCAACTGACTTCTTTAACAGTCGCCAGTTCTATTCATTCTGCATCCACCAGCCCTGTTCATGGTGCGGAATCACCATCGTCAAATTCAGAAACAAGTTCGAAACAAACCAAGACCGATAGTGACTCGTCCTCTGATTCTGGTTATGACGAATCCTCCAATCAGGGTGAGAGCAAAATAGCAAAGAATGTTCAAGTTCAAGCGG